A genomic segment from Micromonospora echinaurantiaca encodes:
- a CDS encoding DUF3052 domain-containing protein — MSATAGQAADGVRSLADRFGIEPGMVVMEMGYDDDVDQDLRDALTDRCGELVDEDTDEVVDAVLVWYRDGDGDLFELLVDALGPLADNGVVWLLTPKAGREGHVEPSEIAESAPTAGLQQTSTVNAGRDWSGARLVLRRGAKSRK, encoded by the coding sequence GTGAGCGCGACCGCTGGTCAGGCCGCCGACGGGGTACGCAGCCTGGCGGACCGGTTCGGGATCGAGCCGGGGATGGTCGTCATGGAGATGGGGTACGACGACGACGTCGACCAGGATCTCCGGGACGCCCTGACCGACCGCTGTGGAGAGCTGGTCGACGAGGACACCGACGAGGTGGTCGACGCGGTGCTGGTCTGGTACCGCGACGGCGACGGTGATCTCTTCGAGCTCCTCGTCGACGCCCTCGGCCCGCTGGCCGACAACGGTGTCGTGTGGCTGCTCACGCCCAAGGCGGGGCGCGAGGGGCACGTCGAGCCGAGCGAGATCGCCGAGTCCGCACCCACCGCCGGCCTCCAGCAGACCTCGACCGTCAACGCCGGCCGGGACTGGAGCGGCGCCCGGCTCGTCCTGCGCCGCGGCGCCAAGAGCCGGAAGTAG
- a CDS encoding peroxiredoxin, whose product MPIEVGAEAPDFVLKDQNNQEVRLSDFRGRRTVLLVFYPLAFTGTCQGELAEVRDNLDDYVNDQVQVLTVSVDSVYSHKVWADREGYQFPLLADFWPHGAVAQAYGVFNETAGFADRGTFVIDKAGLVRFAERNGPGEARDQQAWRKALAEAAAA is encoded by the coding sequence ATGCCGATCGAGGTGGGCGCCGAGGCGCCGGACTTCGTGCTGAAGGACCAGAACAACCAGGAGGTCCGGCTCTCGGACTTCCGCGGCCGGCGCACCGTGCTGCTGGTCTTCTACCCGCTCGCCTTCACCGGTACCTGCCAGGGTGAACTGGCCGAGGTACGGGACAACCTCGACGACTACGTCAACGACCAGGTCCAGGTGCTGACCGTCAGCGTCGACTCGGTCTACAGCCACAAGGTGTGGGCCGACCGGGAGGGCTACCAGTTCCCGCTGCTGGCCGACTTCTGGCCGCACGGCGCGGTCGCCCAGGCGTACGGCGTGTTCAACGAGACCGCCGGCTTCGCCGACCGGGGCACGTTCGTGATCGACAAGGCCGGCCTGGTCCGCTTCGCCGAGCGCAACGGCCCGGGCGAGGCGCGCGACCAGCAGGCGTGGCGCAAGGCGCTGGCCGAGGCCGCCGCGGCCTGA
- a CDS encoding gamma carbonic anhydrase family protein yields MPQIADATSEIRQHARGQSGDDPFVIAETRGIRIRHRGREPQVHPTAYVAPTATLVGDVRVGPRARVMYGAVLDAEGSRIEVGEAAVICENAVLRGSAVAGDQPVLVDDHVFVGPHATLLGCEVGRCVYVATAATVLQCARLGAGSVVAVGALVHARTVLPDEYFVPPHTVALDAPVRLLAPGDPGLAEAVGRVGFAQVAFGVDAEWTDRINRYEHIAEVRVAEFGAHADDEVLNLG; encoded by the coding sequence GTGCCTCAGATCGCGGATGCCACGTCTGAAATCCGCCAGCATGCTCGCGGTCAGTCGGGCGACGATCCGTTCGTGATCGCTGAAACGCGGGGAATCCGCATCCGGCATCGCGGGCGTGAGCCGCAGGTCCATCCCACCGCCTACGTCGCCCCGACGGCCACGCTGGTCGGTGATGTCCGCGTGGGCCCGAGGGCGCGGGTGATGTACGGTGCGGTGCTCGATGCCGAGGGGTCTCGGATCGAGGTCGGGGAGGCGGCGGTGATCTGCGAGAACGCGGTGTTGCGCGGGTCTGCGGTCGCCGGCGATCAGCCGGTGCTTGTCGACGACCATGTCTTCGTGGGGCCGCATGCCACGCTGCTGGGTTGCGAGGTCGGCAGGTGCGTCTATGTGGCGACCGCGGCGACGGTCCTGCAGTGCGCGCGGTTGGGGGCCGGCTCGGTTGTCGCAGTTGGCGCGCTCGTCCATGCGCGCACCGTTCTGCCGGACGAGTACTTCGTGCCGCCGCACACCGTGGCGCTTGACGCGCCGGTGCGGCTGCTGGCCCCGGGCGATCCGGGCTTGGCCGAGGCCGTCGGCCGGGTGGGCTTCGCGCAGGTGGCGTTCGGGGTCGATGCGGAGTGGACCGACCGGATCAACCGGTACGAGCACATCGCGGAGGTGCGCGTCGCCGAGTTCGGCGCGCACGCGGACGATGAGGTTCTGAATCTCGGCTAG
- a CDS encoding low temperature requirement protein A, whose product MTTSGAKLLRRPEAPRRANFLELFFDLVFVVALVQLSNELIQDLTWSGALQTLVLLLAMWWVWSVTAWITDLYDPQRPGIQLLVTATMLGSLVMVVALPDAFGERGLVFAGMYVAIHVGRQIFLVLALRGHELQSRSVRVLFWFGVSAVPWIAGALAHGGARGALWTLAVAVDYTARGFRFPTPGLGRSPESEYPIAAEHLAERYRQLFVIALGELILVTALTLSGTGFAADRTAAFVVSFVGTALFWRIYIYRSGQLLPAAIAAAPHPDRLAVSALTAHLLMMAGIVATAVGDEIVIAHPLGHTRPAWVAVILGGPALFLVGRSFFEYAVFSRVSRDRVIGLLVLVALTPPMLLLPPLLAAIAAIAVLTGIAIADAARARGRPPEPPSPPG is encoded by the coding sequence ATGACGACGAGCGGTGCCAAGCTGCTGCGAAGACCCGAAGCGCCGCGGCGCGCAAACTTCCTGGAGCTGTTCTTCGACCTGGTGTTCGTCGTCGCGCTCGTCCAGCTCTCGAACGAGCTGATCCAGGATCTCACGTGGAGCGGCGCTCTCCAGACGCTGGTGCTGCTGCTGGCGATGTGGTGGGTCTGGTCCGTCACGGCGTGGATAACCGACTTGTACGACCCGCAGCGGCCGGGGATACAGCTGCTGGTGACCGCGACCATGCTCGGCAGTTTGGTGATGGTGGTCGCGCTGCCCGACGCGTTCGGCGAGCGAGGTCTGGTCTTCGCGGGCATGTACGTCGCCATCCATGTCGGCCGCCAAATCTTCCTCGTCCTCGCTCTGCGTGGCCATGAATTGCAGAGCAGAAGCGTGCGGGTGTTGTTCTGGTTTGGTGTGTCGGCGGTGCCGTGGATCGCGGGGGCGCTCGCGCACGGCGGGGCGCGTGGGGCGTTGTGGACGCTGGCGGTCGCCGTGGACTACACGGCACGCGGATTCCGCTTCCCCACGCCGGGGTTGGGTCGCTCGCCCGAATCGGAGTACCCGATCGCTGCCGAGCATCTGGCCGAGCGGTACCGGCAGCTTTTCGTCATCGCGCTCGGCGAGTTGATCCTGGTCACCGCGTTGACCCTCAGTGGCACCGGCTTCGCGGCTGATCGGACCGCGGCGTTCGTGGTGTCGTTCGTCGGCACGGCGCTGTTCTGGCGGATCTACATCTACCGCTCGGGACAGTTGTTGCCGGCTGCCATCGCAGCGGCGCCCCACCCAGACCGCTTAGCCGTGTCGGCGCTAACCGCTCATCTGCTCATGATGGCCGGCATCGTCGCGACCGCGGTGGGCGACGAAATCGTCATCGCCCATCCACTCGGGCACACACGGCCGGCCTGGGTCGCCGTCATCCTCGGCGGGCCCGCGCTATTCCTGGTCGGGCGTTCCTTCTTCGAGTACGCGGTGTTCAGCCGCGTATCCCGGGACCGGGTGATCGGGCTGCTCGTGTTGGTCGCCCTGACACCGCCGATGCTCCTCCTACCGCCGCTACTGGCCGCCATCGCCGCTATCGCGGTCCTCACCGGGATCGCCATCGCCGACGCGGCACGCGCCCGCGGACGCCCACCCGAGCCGCCGTCACCGCCCGGCTAG
- a CDS encoding YciI family protein translates to MEFFCYHRDRPGSLALRRDLLEEHWSYMDRYASQMIARGPTLASDGTPTGSLHIVDLLDHAAARAFAFDEPNYQAGVYRDVLLRRWRNVLGRTMWDFPGGRTGGNRYLVLGLGSGEAADLVAPPDRDELIAYGPLLSDNGTTWLGTAVVLSAPDPDAARAVLSPDRYADIEVHGWQFGGRPS, encoded by the coding sequence ATGGAGTTCTTCTGCTACCACCGCGATCGGCCCGGTTCCCTGGCGCTGCGGAGAGACCTGCTGGAGGAGCATTGGTCCTACATGGACCGATACGCGTCGCAGATGATCGCCCGCGGCCCGACCCTTGCCAGCGACGGCACCCCCACCGGCAGTCTGCACATCGTCGACCTGCTGGATCATGCCGCTGCCCGGGCCTTCGCCTTCGACGAGCCCAACTACCAGGCCGGCGTGTATCGGGACGTGCTGCTGCGCCGGTGGCGAAACGTGCTGGGACGGACCATGTGGGATTTCCCAGGTGGCCGGACCGGTGGCAACCGCTACCTGGTGCTCGGCCTCGGCTCGGGGGAGGCTGCTGATCTCGTCGCGCCGCCCGACCGGGATGAGCTGATCGCGTACGGGCCGTTGCTGTCCGACAACGGCACCACATGGCTGGGCACGGCGGTGGTGCTCAGTGCGCCCGACCCGGATGCCGCACGCGCCGTCCTCAGCCCGGACCGGTACGCCGACATCGAGGTCCACGGCTGGCAGTTCGGCGGGCGGCCCTCGTGA
- a CDS encoding aspartate carbamoyltransferase translates to MATAATVLSSGCADGAPPSTPTPTTASSSRQAEVAQKGASVMPFDLERTTHRFTKTDTGGVQTVVTDDPQDAAQITLIRQHLTEEADRFRRGDFTDPGRIHGNEMPGLDALRAHGGRITIDYTTTPDGARLTYTTSDTELRGALHHWFDAQVSDHGQHATS, encoded by the coding sequence GTGGCCACCGCTGCCACCGTGCTGAGCAGCGGCTGCGCCGACGGCGCACCGCCGTCAACGCCGACGCCCACAACGGCGAGTTCCAGCCGCCAGGCCGAGGTCGCCCAGAAGGGCGCCTCCGTCATGCCCTTCGACCTGGAACGCACGACCCACCGGTTCACCAAGACCGACACCGGCGGCGTGCAAACCGTCGTCACCGACGATCCGCAGGACGCCGCGCAGATCACCCTCATCCGGCAGCACCTGACCGAGGAGGCGGACCGTTTCCGGCGCGGCGACTTCACCGACCCCGGCCGCATCCACGGCAACGAGATGCCCGGCCTCGACGCCCTACGCGCACACGGCGGACGAATCACGATCGACTACACGACCACCCCGGACGGGGCCCGCCTCACCTACACGACCAGCGACACCGAGCTTCGCGGCGCCCTGCACCACTGGTTCGACGCCCAGGTCAGCGACCACGGCCAACACGCCACCTCGTAA
- a CDS encoding MarR family winged helix-turn-helix transcriptional regulator: MESGEVDAAQEALMRFVRNFGLHQPDRTPCGQPLPVSEAHAMVEIARDGQLRQAELARRLRLEKSTVSRLVANLVNRGWVHRAPADGDGRGVLLVLTDAGATAAARQADARRDRLTALLDRIPDHERAAVVRALQALAEATVDPS; this comes from the coding sequence ATGGAGAGCGGCGAGGTGGATGCGGCACAGGAAGCCCTGATGCGGTTCGTCCGTAACTTCGGCCTCCACCAGCCCGACCGCACCCCCTGCGGGCAGCCGCTGCCGGTCTCCGAGGCCCACGCCATGGTGGAGATCGCCCGCGACGGTCAACTCCGCCAGGCGGAGCTGGCTCGCCGGCTGCGGCTGGAGAAGAGCACCGTCAGCCGCCTGGTCGCCAACCTCGTCAATCGCGGCTGGGTTCACCGCGCGCCCGCCGACGGCGACGGCCGTGGTGTCCTCCTCGTGCTCACCGATGCCGGCGCCACCGCAGCCGCACGGCAGGCCGACGCCCGCCGGGACCGGCTCACCGCCCTACTCGATCGCATCCCCGACCACGAGCGTGCCGCCGTGGTACGCGCACTCCAAGCCCTTGCGGAGGCCACCGTTGACCCGTCTTGA
- a CDS encoding GNAT family N-acetyltransferase, giving the protein MTREDGRYVVRAGRASDVVELARLHASVQLQAVTGGQPHRGIAAWVEDLLDAHPSVVPDDFLVAEDSATGRPVASLVGLRQDWALGGVRLPVAQIELVGTAPEHRGNRLTERLFAALHQRYAAEGVPVQMIEGIPYFYRRLGYDYALANDGAATVPAAALPAAGQHDSSGVLTVRPATVADADDLAAIDQGLADGQALVCPRDAAVWRYEIAGRRPRDIARRTVAVLVNDGEVRGYLVHTPRLTSSGELTVVAAACARPAEWPRAATAMHAHLGRVGRRCSASAALPFTAVRFLLNPDHPLARLGPPGVPKRPRGWYVRAGDPADLLARLQPLLRKRWQVADLRWPEKTLTIDSYGRAARLEFADGELIAVTAMPGSVSPTTDPHTNAAIPPGALLQLALGHRTLPEVLDTWPDCILRDHLTEHFLTTAFPRVSVQVWPRN; this is encoded by the coding sequence ATGACGAGGGAAGACGGCCGTTACGTGGTCCGGGCGGGTCGAGCCAGCGACGTCGTCGAACTCGCGCGTCTGCATGCGTCGGTCCAGCTCCAGGCGGTGACCGGCGGGCAACCCCACCGGGGAATCGCTGCCTGGGTCGAAGACCTGCTGGATGCCCACCCCTCGGTCGTACCCGACGACTTCCTGGTGGCCGAGGACTCGGCCACCGGCCGTCCGGTGGCCAGCCTCGTCGGGCTGCGGCAGGACTGGGCACTGGGCGGGGTCCGGCTGCCGGTAGCCCAGATCGAGCTGGTCGGCACGGCGCCGGAGCACCGCGGGAACCGGCTCACCGAACGGCTGTTCGCCGCGCTGCATCAGCGGTACGCGGCCGAGGGTGTGCCGGTCCAGATGATCGAGGGGATCCCGTACTTCTACCGACGGCTCGGTTACGACTACGCCCTGGCCAACGACGGTGCTGCAACGGTGCCCGCCGCAGCGCTGCCGGCCGCCGGGCAGCACGACTCCTCCGGCGTCCTCACGGTGCGCCCGGCCACGGTCGCCGACGCGGACGACCTCGCCGCCATCGACCAAGGGCTGGCCGACGGGCAGGCCCTGGTGTGCCCGCGGGACGCTGCGGTGTGGCGGTACGAGATCGCCGGCCGCCGCCCGCGGGACATCGCCCGGCGTACCGTCGCCGTTCTGGTGAACGACGGTGAGGTGCGGGGATACCTGGTCCACACCCCCCGGCTCACCAGCAGCGGAGAGCTGACAGTGGTCGCGGCGGCCTGTGCTCGGCCGGCCGAGTGGCCGCGGGCCGCCACTGCCATGCACGCACACCTGGGCCGCGTCGGCCGGCGATGTTCGGCATCGGCGGCGCTGCCGTTCACCGCGGTCCGTTTCCTGCTGAACCCGGACCACCCGTTGGCTCGCCTGGGCCCGCCCGGCGTGCCGAAGCGGCCCCGAGGCTGGTACGTGCGCGCCGGCGACCCGGCCGACCTGCTCGCCCGGCTGCAACCGCTGCTACGGAAACGCTGGCAGGTAGCCGATCTCCGATGGCCCGAGAAGACCCTGACCATCGACTCGTACGGCCGCGCCGCCAGACTGGAATTCGCTGACGGTGAACTGATCGCGGTGACCGCCATGCCCGGCAGCGTCAGCCCGACGACCGACCCCCACACCAACGCGGCGATCCCACCGGGCGCTCTGCTCCAGCTGGCCCTCGGCCACCGCACGCTGCCCGAGGTGCTGGACACCTGGCCAGACTGCATCCTGCGCGACCATCTCACCGAACACTTCCTGACCACGGCGTTCCCCCGAGTGTCGGTCCAGGTCTGGCCCCGCAACTGA
- a CDS encoding RNA polymerase sigma factor: MVANLARRFGDLDVAEEATAEAFVAAAERWPREGVPPNPGGWLATTATRRAIDRLRRESQRDAKHRAARIVYDDTPPEPTGPVEDDRLRLLFTCCHPALAMEARVALTLRLLGGLTVAEIARAFLVQETTMARRITRAKAKIKAARIPYRVPSTDDIRERLAGVLAVVYLVFNEGYLASEGNAPVRVDLTDEAIRLGRLLRTLLPDNGEVAGLLALMLLTDARRPARVSRTGELVTLDEQDRGAWDRALIAEGNALLRERIEAVATGGDPPGRYQLQAAINSVHTNAPSARDTDWSTILALYGRLVLLDPSPIVRLNRAVAVAEVDGPGVGLAEVDRLAEVLDGYHAFHAARADLLRRLGRSGESRAAYDRAIGLAGNPAERTYLTRRRDQLAG; encoded by the coding sequence ATGGTCGCCAACCTCGCGCGCCGGTTCGGCGACCTCGACGTCGCCGAGGAAGCGACAGCCGAGGCGTTCGTAGCGGCCGCGGAGCGGTGGCCGCGCGAGGGGGTACCGCCCAATCCCGGCGGTTGGCTCGCCACCACCGCGACCCGCAGGGCGATCGATCGGCTCCGTCGCGAGTCGCAGCGCGACGCCAAGCACCGGGCGGCCCGGATCGTGTACGACGACACCCCACCCGAGCCGACCGGCCCGGTCGAGGACGACCGGCTCAGACTGCTCTTCACCTGCTGCCACCCCGCGCTCGCGATGGAGGCCCGGGTGGCGCTCACCCTGCGCCTGCTCGGCGGCCTCACCGTCGCCGAGATCGCCCGCGCCTTTCTGGTGCAGGAGACCACGATGGCGCGACGGATCACCCGGGCCAAGGCGAAGATCAAGGCGGCTCGCATCCCCTACCGGGTGCCCTCGACCGACGACATCCGCGAGCGGCTCGCCGGCGTGCTCGCGGTCGTCTACCTCGTCTTCAACGAGGGCTATCTCGCCAGCGAGGGGAACGCGCCGGTGCGCGTCGACCTCACCGACGAGGCGATCCGCCTCGGCCGCCTGCTCCGAACTCTCCTTCCGGACAACGGCGAGGTGGCCGGTCTGCTTGCCCTGATGCTCCTCACTGACGCCCGGCGGCCGGCGCGCGTGTCCCGCACCGGGGAGTTGGTGACCCTCGACGAGCAGGACCGCGGCGCATGGGACCGCGCCCTGATCGCCGAGGGCAACGCCTTGCTTCGCGAGCGGATCGAGGCGGTGGCGACCGGCGGTGACCCACCCGGGCGCTACCAACTGCAGGCGGCGATCAACTCGGTCCACACGAATGCCCCGTCCGCCCGGGACACCGACTGGTCCACGATCCTCGCCCTCTACGGACGCCTGGTGCTGCTCGACCCCTCACCGATCGTGCGGCTCAACCGGGCGGTCGCGGTCGCCGAGGTCGACGGCCCCGGGGTCGGGCTCGCCGAGGTCGACCGGCTCGCCGAGGTCCTCGACGGCTACCACGCCTTCCACGCCGCGCGCGCTGACCTGCTGCGACGACTCGGGCGCAGCGGCGAGTCGCGAGCGGCGTACGACCGGGCCATCGGTCTCGCCGGCAACCCCGCGGAGCGGACCTACCTCACCCGTCGCCGCGACCAGCTCGCCGGCTGA
- a CDS encoding YciI family protein encodes MAEYLITFNDEWVPEHTAEEVREKGKAARAVVAEMQAEGVLIFSNGGLDRSTAVCSVELVDGEPVFTDGPYVETKEHLGGFAVVDVPDDAAARYWAGRLATVLDWPQEVHRFRGPGEARRSGSGVK; translated from the coding sequence ATGGCGGAGTACCTGATCACCTTCAACGATGAGTGGGTGCCCGAGCACACGGCGGAGGAGGTGCGCGAGAAGGGCAAGGCCGCCCGGGCCGTCGTCGCGGAGATGCAGGCCGAGGGTGTCCTGATCTTCAGCAACGGCGGGCTGGACCGGTCCACCGCGGTGTGCAGTGTCGAGCTGGTCGACGGCGAGCCCGTCTTCACCGACGGCCCGTACGTCGAGACCAAGGAGCACCTCGGCGGCTTCGCCGTCGTGGACGTGCCGGACGACGCGGCGGCGCGATACTGGGCCGGCCGGCTGGCGACCGTGCTCGACTGGCCGCAGGAGGTGCACCGGTTCCGCGGGCCCGGGGAGGCCCGGCGCAGCGGCTCCGGGGTGAAGTGA
- a CDS encoding fructosamine kinase family protein, translated as MMRSATYLQECLLRAEMGDVVAVEPATGGLAALAGIATRRDAPPVFVKAFADAPADDVFAAEAEGLAALRELGGMATPEVILADRKLLVLSVLRPRPRSEAFWEQFAHALARLHTSTVHPRFGWHRDNWLGRRRQINTWDDDGFAFFAEHRLLRWLGQPRVEAALDREDRAALERLCHRLPEVLPERPACLTHGDLWAQNVLATPDGQPALIDPAVSYMWAEVDLAHVWSTAPPPEAHRFFATYAELTSLDRDWPTRMPIVQLRQHLAVLAQFDDDWGAADQIRATLAPFRART; from the coding sequence ATGATGCGCTCGGCAACGTACCTGCAGGAGTGCCTGCTCCGGGCCGAGATGGGCGATGTCGTCGCGGTGGAGCCGGCGACGGGTGGGCTCGCGGCGCTCGCGGGCATCGCCACCCGCCGGGATGCGCCGCCGGTGTTCGTCAAGGCCTTCGCCGACGCACCGGCCGACGATGTCTTCGCCGCGGAGGCCGAAGGGCTGGCCGCCCTGCGCGAGCTCGGCGGCATGGCGACCCCCGAGGTGATCCTGGCGGACCGGAAACTGCTGGTGTTGTCGGTGCTGCGGCCGAGGCCGCGCAGCGAGGCCTTCTGGGAGCAGTTCGCGCATGCGCTGGCCCGCCTGCACACCAGCACGGTCCACCCTCGCTTCGGATGGCACCGCGACAACTGGCTGGGCCGCCGCCGGCAGATCAACACGTGGGACGACGACGGTTTCGCGTTCTTCGCTGAGCACCGGCTGCTCCGGTGGCTCGGGCAGCCCCGCGTCGAGGCGGCGCTCGACCGCGAAGACCGGGCGGCGCTGGAGCGGCTGTGTCACCGGCTTCCGGAGGTACTGCCGGAGCGGCCGGCATGCCTGACGCACGGCGACCTGTGGGCACAGAACGTCCTGGCCACCCCGGACGGCCAGCCCGCGCTGATCGACCCGGCGGTGTCCTACATGTGGGCCGAGGTCGACCTCGCCCACGTGTGGTCCACCGCGCCCCCACCCGAGGCGCACCGGTTCTTCGCGACCTATGCGGAGCTGACCTCGCTCGACCGCGACTGGCCGACCCGCATGCCGATCGTCCAGCTGCGACAACACCTCGCCGTGCTGGCCCAGTTCGACGACGACTGGGGCGCGGCGGACCAGATCCGGGCCACCCTCGCCCCGTTCCGGGCCCGAACCTGA
- a CDS encoding Imm1 family immunity protein produces MTDATDSPRNQVEAAWRSSEDRIEAARESGASSLDLSHLSLAALPESLADLTALTELRLVGNDLTELPDWLGDLAALTRLGLGGNQLTTLPESLGNLTALTWLGLSGNQLRTVPEPIRRLTALTWLDLSGNQLEELPEWWGELTALTRLDLTENQLTGLPESMGELTALTQLFLTGNRLTALPASLGALATLTRLDLAGNQLTALPEWLRNPTAGEPTTGPLHAWIDGTQRTVAGPADLDAILDRVPPSGVSLVSGDGVRSLHITLHGDSSGLVWEDEDEVMLSWGPVPAGAPPGQTAGDAEYAYDDPWFTAEDAEPFDLSEEQARRAGHEFLRTGRRPVTVQWVDKP; encoded by the coding sequence GTGACCGACGCAACGGACAGCCCCCGGAACCAGGTCGAGGCGGCATGGCGCAGCAGCGAGGACCGGATCGAGGCCGCACGCGAGAGCGGTGCCTCGTCGTTGGATCTGAGTCACCTGTCGTTGGCGGCCCTGCCGGAGTCGCTGGCCGACCTGACCGCCCTCACCGAGCTGCGGCTGGTCGGCAACGACCTCACCGAACTGCCGGACTGGCTGGGTGACCTGGCCGCCCTCACCCGGCTGGGCCTGGGCGGCAACCAGCTCACCACCTTGCCGGAGTCGCTCGGCAACCTGACCGCCCTCACCTGGCTGGGCCTGTCCGGCAACCAGCTACGAACGGTGCCGGAGCCGATCCGTCGCCTGACCGCTCTCACCTGGCTGGACCTGTCCGGCAACCAGCTCGAGGAGCTGCCGGAGTGGTGGGGTGAGCTGACCGCCCTCACCCGGCTGGACCTGACCGAGAACCAGCTCACCGGGCTGCCCGAGTCGATGGGCGAGCTGACCGCTCTCACCCAGCTCTTCCTGACCGGCAACCGGCTCACCGCGCTGCCGGCGTCGCTCGGTGCCCTGGCCACTCTCACCCGGTTGGACCTGGCCGGCAACCAGCTCACCGCGCTGCCGGAATGGCTGCGCAACCCCACCGCCGGCGAGCCGACGACCGGGCCGCTGCACGCCTGGATCGACGGCACCCAACGCACGGTCGCCGGCCCGGCCGACCTCGACGCCATCCTCGACCGTGTGCCGCCCAGCGGCGTGTCCCTGGTCAGCGGGGACGGTGTGCGGAGTCTGCACATCACCCTGCACGGGGACAGCTCCGGGCTGGTCTGGGAGGACGAGGACGAGGTCATGCTCAGCTGGGGACCGGTGCCGGCGGGCGCCCCGCCCGGCCAGACGGCGGGCGACGCCGAGTACGCCTACGACGACCCGTGGTTCACCGCCGAGGACGCGGAACCCTTCGACCTCAGCGAGGAGCAGGCCCGCCGGGCGGGGCACGAGTTCCTCCGCACCGGCCGGCGCCCCGTCACCGTCCAGTGGGTCGACAAGCCCTAG
- a CDS encoding GNAT family N-acetyltransferase: MRTITSDRLLLRPWRDDDADFLLDLESRWEVVRFLGTQPATMRGRDDALASIGRRRAVDHPIHGIWAVTTAGDGRLVGNLLLKPIPRSAGEPTGGPSEVEIGWHLHPDAWGHGYATEAAAAALDDAFARGLTRVVAVTDPENHASQAVCRRLGMTHLGRTTRYYDAPHELFEKLPG, from the coding sequence GTGCGCACCATCACCAGCGACCGCCTCCTGCTGCGCCCCTGGCGCGACGACGACGCCGACTTCCTGCTGGATCTGGAGTCGCGCTGGGAGGTCGTCCGCTTCCTGGGCACGCAGCCCGCCACCATGCGCGGCCGCGACGACGCCCTCGCCTCGATCGGCCGGCGGCGCGCCGTCGACCACCCGATCCACGGGATCTGGGCCGTCACCACCGCCGGGGACGGACGGCTGGTGGGGAACCTGCTGCTCAAGCCGATCCCCCGGTCGGCGGGCGAGCCCACCGGCGGGCCGAGCGAGGTCGAGATCGGCTGGCACCTGCACCCGGACGCCTGGGGGCACGGCTACGCGACCGAGGCGGCGGCGGCCGCCCTCGACGACGCGTTCGCCCGGGGGCTGACCCGGGTGGTCGCCGTCACGGATCCGGAGAACCACGCCTCGCAGGCCGTCTGCCGGCGGCTCGGCATGACCCACCTCGGCCGTACGACGCGGTACTACGACGCCCCGCACGAACTCTTCGAGAAGCTGCCCGGCTGA
- a CDS encoding GNAT family N-acetyltransferase codes for MLAEVPADDAAESGLGDVTSAVFVVREDSRVVAAAGYRRWPGSVAHLAVLAGVRSRGRGLAGAAASAAVADALRDHLLPQWRARPEPSRRLARRLGFRELGNQVSIRVEPNA; via the coding sequence TTGCTCGCGGAGGTCCCCGCGGACGACGCCGCGGAGAGCGGTCTGGGGGACGTCACGTCAGCGGTCTTCGTCGTACGGGAGGACTCCCGGGTGGTCGCGGCGGCCGGATACCGCCGGTGGCCGGGCTCCGTCGCCCACCTCGCCGTGCTGGCCGGCGTCCGGTCGCGGGGCCGGGGGCTCGCTGGCGCGGCGGCCTCCGCGGCGGTGGCGGACGCCCTCCGCGACCACCTGCTGCCGCAGTGGCGGGCCCGTCCCGAGCCCTCCCGACGGCTCGCTCGCCGGCTCGGGTTCCGCGAACTCGGCAACCAGGTGAGCATCAGGGTCGAACCGAACGCCTGA
- a CDS encoding DMT family transporter: protein MPYVFLLAAIAAEVFATSTLKATDGFSRLWPTVACLAGYLVSFAALSQAVKDIPVGVAYALWSALGTAAIVAIGAAFLGEPITVVKVVGVGLIVAGVVTLNVGGATSH, encoded by the coding sequence GTGCCGTACGTCTTCCTGCTCGCCGCCATCGCGGCCGAGGTCTTCGCCACCAGCACGCTCAAGGCGACCGACGGGTTCAGCCGGCTCTGGCCGACGGTCGCCTGCCTGGCCGGCTACCTGGTCTCCTTCGCGGCGTTGTCGCAGGCGGTGAAGGACATCCCGGTCGGCGTCGCGTACGCGCTGTGGTCGGCGCTGGGCACCGCGGCGATCGTCGCGATCGGCGCGGCGTTCCTGGGCGAACCGATCACGGTGGTCAAGGTGGTCGGGGTCGGCCTCATCGTCGCCGGCGTGGTGACCCTGAACGTGGGCGGGGCGACGTCGCACTGA